One window from the genome of Deltaproteobacteria bacterium encodes:
- a CDS encoding xanthine dehydrogenase family protein molybdopterin-binding subunit, producing the protein MAEGRFVGRSVHRVEDPKLLTGSTRFIDDLALPGMLHCAILRSPHAHARVLSVDTSEALSLPGVAAVVSGEDALRWTERALTVPAGWGTHCLATDRVRFAGE; encoded by the coding sequence GTGGCGGAGGGTCGCTTCGTCGGTCGATCGGTCCATCGCGTCGAGGACCCCAAGCTGCTCACCGGAAGCACCCGCTTCATCGACGACCTCGCGCTTCCGGGCATGCTGCACTGCGCGATCCTGCGCAGCCCCCACGCGCACGCGCGCGTCCTGTCCGTCGATACGAGCGAAGCGCTGTCGCTTCCCGGAGTCGCCGCCGTGGTGAGCGGCGAGGATGCGCTGCGCTGGACCGAGCGCGCGCTGACGGTGCCCGCAGGCTGGGGAACGCACTGCCTGGCCACCGACCGCGTTCGCTTCGCGGGCGAAAA
- a CDS encoding (2Fe-2S)-binding protein, which produces MRTPPRSTARISRAFWCSARSPRRPREPRAPGGARPVSETFTIRLSVNGCELEGRAEARTSLADFLRHELGLTGTHVGCEHGVCGACTILLDGAPARSCLTLAVQASGARVETVEGLAVDGELHPIQRAFLEERGLQCGFCTPGFLVSTLELLRRNREPSDDEIRDALGGQICRCTGYQSILASVRRAAEKLRETDGG; this is translated from the coding sequence ATGCGCACGCCTCCTCGGAGTACCGCGCGCATCTCACGCGCGTTCTGGTGCAGCGCGCGCTCGCCGAGGCGGCCGCGCGAGCCACGAGCTCCCGGGGGCGCGCGCCCGGTGTCTGAGACATTCACCATCCGGCTTTCCGTGAACGGATGCGAGCTCGAGGGGCGCGCGGAGGCCCGCACCTCTCTCGCCGATTTCCTGCGCCACGAGCTCGGACTCACCGGCACGCACGTCGGCTGCGAGCACGGAGTCTGCGGCGCCTGCACGATCCTGCTCGACGGCGCTCCGGCCCGCTCGTGTCTCACGCTCGCGGTGCAGGCGAGCGGCGCGAGAGTGGAGACCGTCGAGGGCCTCGCGGTCGACGGGGAGCTTCATCCGATCCAGCGCGCCTTTCTGGAGGAGCGCGGTCTGCAGTGCGGCTTCTGCACGCCCGGCTTCCTGGTCAGCACGCTCGAGCTGCTGCGGCGCAATCGCGAGCCCAGCGACGACGAGATCAGGGACGCGCTCGGCGGTCAGATCTGCCGCTGCACGGGCTACCAGTCGATCCTGGCCTCGGTGAGGCGCGCGGCGGAGAAGCTGCGCGAGACGGACGGGGGCTGA
- a CDS encoding xanthine dehydrogenase family protein subunit M, with the protein MKPVPFRYVAASSAEEAVARLAEHGDDAMILAGGQSLLPLLNLRLARPSVLVDVSRIAELDYVVESDGALEIGAVTRKRTVEHSPLVRERHPLLHTATGLIGHAPIRSRGTVGGSLVQADPAAEYPALAVALGATLRVRGAGTTRTIVADDFFQGFLATALEPGEILAAVRWPLLPSRSGWSCLEFARRPGDFALAGVVASVSLDDTGRYCDARLVPFGVGPRPVRARAAEAALAGERPGESLHLRAAERVAAELGPPQSDAHASSEYRAHLTRVLVQRALAEAAARATSSRGRAPGV; encoded by the coding sequence ATGAAACCGGTCCCGTTCCGCTACGTCGCCGCGTCGAGCGCCGAAGAGGCGGTCGCTCGGCTCGCGGAGCACGGCGACGACGCGATGATCCTCGCGGGCGGGCAGAGCCTGCTGCCGCTGCTGAATTTGCGGCTGGCGCGGCCGAGCGTTCTGGTCGACGTGTCGCGAATCGCCGAGCTCGATTACGTCGTGGAGTCGGACGGCGCGCTCGAGATCGGCGCGGTGACCCGCAAGCGGACCGTGGAGCACTCGCCGCTGGTGCGCGAGCGCCACCCGCTCCTGCACACGGCGACCGGTCTGATCGGCCACGCGCCGATCCGCAGCCGCGGGACGGTCGGCGGATCGCTGGTACAGGCGGACCCCGCGGCCGAGTACCCCGCGCTCGCGGTCGCGCTCGGGGCGACCCTTCGCGTCCGCGGCGCGGGCACGACGCGGACGATCGTCGCGGACGACTTCTTCCAGGGGTTTCTCGCGACCGCGCTCGAGCCCGGCGAGATTCTGGCCGCGGTGCGCTGGCCGCTGCTGCCGTCGCGAAGCGGCTGGTCGTGTCTCGAGTTCGCCCGCAGGCCCGGTGACTTCGCGCTGGCCGGCGTGGTGGCGAGCGTCTCGCTCGACGACACGGGCCGTTACTGCGACGCCCGGTTGGTCCCCTTCGGCGTGGGCCCGCGGCCCGTGCGAGCGCGGGCGGCTGAAGCCGCGCTCGCAGGCGAGCGGCCGGGCGAATCCCTGCACCTGCGCGCGGCGGAGCGGGTCGCCGCGGAGCTCGGGCCGCCGCAGTCGGATGCGCACGCCTCCTCGGAGTACCGCGCGCATCTCACGCGCGTTCTGGTGCAGCGCGCGCTCGCCGAGGCGGCCGCGCGAGCCACGAGCTCCCGGGGGCGCGCGCCCGGTGTCTGA